One genomic window of Halovivax cerinus includes the following:
- a CDS encoding TrkH family potassium uptake protein produces MALRVDWRSSASQTGTVLKWLSVPLAAPLLLALLDGRAIVPFAVAIAVTLALGTGMERLSSVRNLGHREALLVVASAWFGVALVGAIPFVLVGQSAPPESAFAGFPVAVGGGVSFTGEFGGVVNSLFESMSGLTTTGATIMSAWDFANQSRAILLWRQLLQWLGGLGILIVAIGLFANLRVGGAQLMETETQTQSVNKLTPEIEQTARIIWGLYVGLTIVTIAVLYGLHVVGIAPEMTLFNAVAHALTSVSTAGFSPEAQSIGAFEPIVQWVLIPVMLVGATNFILLWYVVQGDLERLLRSEEFRFYLGIVTVAASIVIGVLVVDPGHIQSVEASVRHGLFNVVSMITTTGYASYDYTTWGPGAQHVLFLSMFVGGMAGSTTCSIKTLRWLVILKGLYRNLFLSIHPTAVRPIRLGDSVVDEETIGDIFSYVMLALLIFFGLTVLVVVDASLSGRAVSEFDALGAAASIALNIGPAFGEAGPMDNYAVFPTSTRFVMVVMMWIGRIEFIPVLVLLLPAFWKS; encoded by the coding sequence ATGGCCCTTCGGGTAGACTGGCGGTCGAGTGCGAGCCAGACGGGGACGGTACTGAAGTGGCTGTCCGTCCCGCTCGCAGCGCCGCTGCTACTGGCACTCCTTGACGGCAGGGCCATCGTCCCGTTCGCCGTCGCAATCGCCGTCACGCTGGCCCTCGGCACCGGGATGGAGCGACTGTCTTCGGTCCGGAACCTCGGCCACCGGGAAGCGCTTCTCGTCGTCGCCTCGGCCTGGTTCGGTGTTGCGCTCGTCGGGGCGATCCCGTTCGTCCTCGTCGGACAGTCGGCGCCGCCCGAGTCGGCCTTCGCCGGATTTCCGGTTGCAGTCGGCGGTGGCGTCAGTTTTACGGGTGAGTTCGGTGGCGTCGTCAACTCCCTTTTCGAGAGTATGAGCGGGCTGACGACGACTGGCGCGACGATCATGAGCGCGTGGGACTTCGCGAACCAGTCCCGGGCGATCCTCCTTTGGCGCCAGCTCCTCCAGTGGCTCGGCGGGCTCGGCATCCTGATCGTCGCCATCGGCCTCTTTGCGAACCTACGCGTCGGTGGCGCACAGCTGATGGAGACCGAGACGCAGACACAGAGCGTGAACAAGCTCACCCCGGAGATCGAACAGACCGCCCGGATCATCTGGGGACTGTACGTCGGATTGACGATCGTGACGATCGCCGTCCTGTACGGGCTACACGTCGTCGGGATCGCGCCGGAGATGACTCTCTTCAACGCGGTCGCCCACGCGCTCACGAGCGTCTCGACGGCCGGTTTCTCCCCGGAGGCTCAGAGTATCGGCGCCTTCGAACCGATCGTCCAGTGGGTCCTCATCCCGGTCATGCTCGTTGGGGCGACGAACTTCATCCTGCTGTGGTACGTCGTTCAGGGAGACCTGGAACGACTGTTGCGATCGGAGGAGTTTCGGTTCTACCTCGGTATCGTCACCGTGGCAGCGTCGATCGTGATCGGTGTGCTCGTCGTCGATCCGGGACACATCCAGTCTGTCGAGGCCTCCGTTAGACACGGCCTGTTCAACGTCGTCTCGATGATCACGACCACGGGATACGCGTCGTACGATTACACGACGTGGGGTCCGGGCGCCCAGCACGTCCTCTTCCTTTCGATGTTCGTCGGCGGGATGGCCGGCTCGACGACGTGTTCGATCAAGACGTTGCGCTGGCTGGTCATCCTGAAGGGGCTCTACCGGAACCTATTTCTCTCTATTCACCCGACGGCGGTCCGCCCGATCCGGCTCGGCGACTCGGTCGTCGACGAGGAGACGATCGGCGACATCTTCTCGTACGTGATGCTCGCCCTGCTCATCTTCTTCGGACTGACGGTCCTCGTAGTCGTCGACGCCTCGCTCTCGGGACGAGCCGTCTCCGAGTTCGACGCGCTGGGCGCGGCGGCGTCGATCGCGCTCAACATCGGCCCGGCGTTCGGCGAGGCCGGCCCGATGGACAACTACGCGGTGTTCCCGACCTCGACCCGGTTCGTCATGGTCGTCATGATGTGGATCGGCCGGATCGAGTTCATCCCGGTGCTCGTCCTGCTCCTGCCGGCGTTCTGGAAGTCCTGA
- a CDS encoding type II toxin-antitoxin system RelE family toxin — protein MSWTWELSERAAEALGGLNATTQQRLLDKFDDVVTDEFRAPPDFAKPLTGMDPWQSLRVGDYRAIVRFDHDERVMKIGTVGHRSSIYDRFP, from the coding sequence GTGAGTTGGACGTGGGAACTCTCCGAGCGCGCTGCGGAGGCGCTGGGTGGGCTGAACGCGACGACACAGCAACGGCTTCTGGACAAGTTCGACGATGTCGTCACTGACGAGTTCCGAGCTCCACCGGACTTTGCGAAACCGCTTACCGGGATGGATCCGTGGCAATCGCTTCGTGTTGGCGACTACCGCGCGATCGTGCGCTTCGATCACGACGAACGGGTGATGAAGATCGGTACCGTCGGTCACCGGTCTTCGATTTACGACCGATTCCCGTAG
- the trkA gene encoding Trk system potassium transporter TrkA, with product MRVVIVGAGAVGRTIAENLADGHDVIVVDKDEDIVEDLTYELDVLAIAGDGTEIGTLREAEIGEADMVIASTDSDETNVVICGATKTESDAFTIARVRRRTLLETWQGSEGAFGVDFMVCTDLLTAQAIFRVTGLPAARDVDMFAGGLVRMAEFEIREDSPVAGQTVKEADRYDSLTFAAVFRDDEMLVAKGNTVMCEGDRVVVIGSPESITRFANEVASVEDNGTKDVVVVGASEIGIQAAREFEEHGHRLRMIERNPERAREAAENLPNTMVLQSDATDTDFLVREHIDEADVLVAALDSDEKNLLAALLAHRVGVERTVAVIENVEYATLFETVGVDVVINPREETAEEIVRFTRAARTEKVAMLEHDRAEVIEIEVGPDSTLTDKPIAEATQDLPDGVVIGAISRGGDLITPRGTTIVRPGDHVVVFVDAAVLDEVIESM from the coding sequence GTGCGCGTCGTGATCGTCGGTGCCGGCGCCGTGGGCCGGACTATCGCCGAGAATCTGGCCGACGGCCACGACGTGATCGTCGTCGACAAAGACGAGGACATCGTCGAGGACCTCACCTACGAGCTCGACGTTCTCGCCATCGCAGGCGACGGCACCGAGATCGGGACGCTCCGCGAAGCCGAGATCGGCGAGGCAGACATGGTCATCGCGAGTACGGACAGCGACGAGACGAACGTCGTGATCTGCGGTGCGACGAAGACCGAGAGCGATGCGTTCACTATCGCCCGGGTTCGGCGCCGGACTTTGCTCGAGACCTGGCAGGGCTCCGAGGGCGCCTTCGGCGTCGACTTCATGGTCTGTACCGACCTCCTGACGGCACAGGCCATCTTTCGCGTCACCGGCCTGCCAGCCGCTCGCGACGTCGACATGTTCGCCGGCGGGCTCGTCAGGATGGCCGAGTTCGAGATCCGCGAGGACAGCCCCGTCGCCGGACAGACCGTCAAGGAGGCCGACCGCTACGACTCGCTGACGTTCGCCGCCGTCTTCCGGGACGACGAGATGCTCGTCGCCAAGGGGAACACGGTCATGTGCGAGGGAGACAGGGTCGTCGTCATCGGCAGTCCCGAGTCGATCACCCGGTTCGCGAACGAGGTCGCCAGCGTCGAGGACAACGGAACCAAGGATGTCGTCGTGGTCGGCGCGAGCGAAATCGGCATCCAAGCAGCCCGTGAGTTCGAAGAGCACGGCCATCGACTCCGTATGATCGAACGAAATCCCGAGCGAGCCAGAGAGGCGGCCGAGAACCTGCCGAACACGATGGTGCTCCAGAGCGACGCCACCGACACCGACTTTCTCGTGCGCGAGCACATCGACGAGGCCGACGTCCTCGTCGCCGCCCTCGACAGCGACGAGAAGAATCTGCTCGCCGCCTTGCTCGCCCACCGCGTCGGCGTCGAACGGACGGTCGCGGTCATCGAGAACGTCGAGTACGCCACGCTGTTCGAGACGGTCGGCGTCGACGTGGTGATCAACCCGCGTGAAGAGACGGCCGAAGAGATCGTCCGCTTTACGCGTGCGGCGCGCACGGAGAAGGTCGCGATGCTCGAACACGACCGTGCGGAAGTCATCGAAATCGAAGTCGGACCGGACAGCACCCTCACCGACAAGCCGATCGCCGAGGCGACGCAGGACCTCCCAGACGGGGTCGTCATCGGCGCGATCTCCCGCGGCGGCGACCTGATCACGCCCCGCGGGACGACGATCGTCAGGCCCGGCGATCACGTCGTCGTCTTCGTCGACGCCGCAGTGCTTGACGAGGTAATTGAGAGTATGTGA
- a CDS encoding ribbon-helix-helix domain-containing protein, translating to MAHSNTTGGDNNEKVNLRLPTDFLADMDERWQEDGYDSRSEFMREGLRDAVYGTRLSRRALEDLAESERQFAEGKTVNAEQARERFGTDSDE from the coding sequence ATGGCTCACTCAAACACCACCGGTGGCGACAACAATGAGAAGGTGAACCTTCGACTGCCCACCGACTTCCTCGCGGACATGGATGAACGATGGCAGGAAGACGGCTACGACTCTCGATCGGAATTCATGCGAGAAGGACTGCGCGATGCGGTGTACGGAACCCGTCTCTCTCGACGGGCGCTGGAAGATCTCGCGGAAAGCGAACGACAGTTCGCGGAGGGGAAGACAGTGAACGCCGAGCAAGCCCGTGAACGGTTCGGGACGGACAGCGACGAGTGA